Proteins co-encoded in one Haloarcula pelagica genomic window:
- a CDS encoding ABC transporter permease subunit: MTWRDVARGDLLHLRRSKMGWTVAGLMLLSTVGVAVTAFLMTLGGGSVPEVRLVLLFVAAIQVVLLPLVALVGSYGAIVTERKTGSVRFLLGLPNSRFDAYLGKLLSRTLLVAAPFTICLTVAWLFSVAVFDGLALVGFLAVLGWSLVYTVIAVGIGLTISASVKTETRAVAGIAASMLLFGVLWPLLQHFALIVHPTEYLEYPQPPKPSWYYAFGQLNPGVAYTRLVVGTFDGTAVIPLAAPSEPLGYATATAPFAVLALVGWLVVAPWLGYSLFRSVDLP; the protein is encoded by the coding sequence GTGACCTGGCGCGACGTGGCTCGCGGGGACCTGTTGCACCTGCGGCGTTCGAAGATGGGCTGGACCGTCGCTGGCCTCATGCTGCTGTCGACCGTCGGCGTCGCCGTGACGGCGTTCCTGATGACCCTGGGTGGCGGCTCGGTCCCCGAGGTCAGGCTCGTGTTGCTGTTCGTCGCGGCGATCCAGGTGGTCCTGCTGCCGCTCGTCGCGCTGGTCGGGAGCTACGGCGCCATCGTCACCGAGCGCAAGACCGGGAGCGTCCGGTTCCTGCTGGGGTTGCCCAACTCCCGGTTCGACGCCTACCTCGGGAAACTGCTCAGCCGGACGCTGCTCGTCGCGGCTCCCTTCACTATCTGTCTGACAGTCGCGTGGCTGTTCTCCGTCGCCGTCTTCGACGGCCTGGCCCTCGTCGGGTTCCTCGCGGTGTTGGGCTGGTCGCTGGTCTACACGGTCATCGCGGTCGGCATCGGGCTGACGATCTCCGCGAGCGTCAAGACCGAGACGCGCGCGGTCGCCGGTATCGCCGCGAGCATGCTACTCTTTGGCGTCCTCTGGCCGCTGCTGCAACACTTCGCGCTGATCGTCCACCCGACGGAGTACCTGGAGTACCCCCAGCCCCCGAAGCCGTCGTGGTACTACGCGTTCGGACAGTTGAACCCCGGTGTCGCCTACACGCGGTTGGTGGTCGGGACCTTCGACGGGACCGCGGTCATTCCGCTCGCGGCCCCCAGCGAACCGCTGGGCTACGCGACGGCGACGGCGCCGTTCGCGGTGCTTGCGCTGGTCGGCTGGCTCGTCGTCGCGCCGTGGCTGGGGTACTCGCTGTTCCGGTCGGTCGACCTACCCTGA
- a CDS encoding ABC transporter ATP-binding protein: protein MTLLQLHNLTKQFGDVTAVDDLTLSVGDGEVYGFLGPNGAGKSTTINMLLGFMQPTSGSASVFDLDVQDRSVAIRQETGTLLEGYGVYEQLTPLEHLGQAIDTKEATDDPERLLDRVELEADARDRPAGDLSKGLRQRLALAMALVGDPRLLVLDEPTTGLDPNGARMLRRVVREEADRGATVLFSSHIMAQVEAVADRVGILQQGRLVQEGPVSQLRQELDADTTLSIYVEATPEELIGDLRGIDGVSAVAAGEGELTVTCSGGQTKVSVLDRVARGGVGFDDFAIREPSLGDVFSAATEGSA, encoded by the coding sequence ATGACCCTCCTACAGCTACACAATCTGACCAAGCAGTTCGGTGACGTGACTGCCGTCGACGACCTCACCCTGTCGGTCGGCGACGGCGAAGTGTACGGCTTCCTCGGCCCCAACGGTGCGGGGAAGTCCACGACGATCAACATGCTCCTGGGCTTCATGCAGCCGACCAGCGGGAGCGCCTCGGTGTTCGATCTGGACGTACAGGACCGCAGCGTCGCGATCCGCCAGGAGACCGGAACCCTCCTGGAAGGGTACGGCGTCTACGAGCAGCTCACCCCGCTCGAACACCTCGGACAGGCGATCGACACGAAGGAAGCGACGGACGACCCGGAACGCCTGCTCGACCGGGTCGAACTGGAAGCGGACGCTCGCGACCGCCCGGCGGGCGACCTCTCGAAAGGGCTGCGACAGCGCCTCGCGCTGGCGATGGCGCTGGTCGGCGACCCCCGCTTGCTCGTCCTGGACGAACCGACGACTGGCCTCGATCCAAACGGCGCCCGAATGCTCCGCCGAGTCGTCCGCGAGGAGGCCGACCGCGGCGCGACAGTGCTGTTCTCCAGTCACATCATGGCACAGGTCGAAGCCGTCGCCGACCGCGTCGGCATCCTCCAGCAGGGTCGACTCGTCCAGGAAGGGCCGGTCTCACAGCTCCGGCAGGAGCTCGACGCGGACACCACGCTGAGTATCTACGTCGAGGCCACGCCCGAGGAGTTGATCGGTGACCTCCGGGGAATCGACGGCGTCTCGGCGGTGGCCGCCGGCGAGGGCGAACTCACGGTCACCTGTAGCGGGGGCCAGACGAAAGTCTCCGTGCTGGATCGGGTCGCCCGTGGCGGCGTCGGCTTCGACGACTTCGCAATCAGGGAGCCCTCGCTCGGTGACGTGTTCTCCGCGGCCACGGAGGGGTCGGCGTGA
- a CDS encoding DUF7520 family protein, with protein MTEEPVGRSGERVVVWLYVVIVALAGVMGFVLGSIRPENLEPELFGVVALPPTPLGVAIYGVVTIGIGLGVLLGLVVFVSRRTGSEARDPGPRQ; from the coding sequence ATGACAGAGGAGCCGGTCGGCCGGTCCGGAGAACGGGTCGTCGTGTGGTTGTACGTCGTCATCGTCGCCCTGGCCGGCGTCATGGGCTTCGTCCTGGGGTCGATCCGCCCGGAGAACCTCGAACCGGAGCTGTTCGGGGTCGTCGCGCTCCCGCCGACGCCGCTTGGAGTCGCCATCTACGGCGTCGTGACGATCGGGATCGGACTCGGTGTCCTGCTGGGACTGGTCGTGTTCGTCTCCCGGCGGACGGGGTCCGAGGCCAGAGATCCGGGCCCGCGTCAGTAG
- the ctaD gene encoding cytochrome c oxidase subunit I has protein sequence MAAGDLVLTGLMAVLLVGIAALLTRIENWRSYTPLAGGTATGEDISVVRREKPTGVIRWLTTVDHKDIGLLYGLYAIIAFAVGGIMAMLIRLQLVTPTGALLGPSAYNSILTSHGITMLFLFGTPIIAAFANYFIPLLIGADDMAFPRINAIAFWLLPPAALLIWAGFFLAPVTENMIEPAQTAWTMYTPLSVEQTNPGVDLMLLGLHLSGVAATMGAINFIATVFTERAEDVSWANLDIFSWTILTQSALILFAFPLLGSALVMLLLDRNLATTFFAVEGGGPLLWQHLFWFFGHPEVYILVLPPMGLVSLILPKFAGRKLFGFKFVVYSTLAIGVLSFGVWAHHMFSTGMDPRLRASFMAVSLAIAIPSAVKTFNWITTMWNGRLRLTSPMLFCIGFVSNFIIGGVTGVFLAAVPVDLILHDTYYVVGHFHYVVMGAIGFAAFAGIYYWFPIFTGRMYQRTLGKAHFWLSMVGTNLTFFAMLALGYLGMPRRYATYEFNGAIAPLAQVETFHLLATVGAVILLVGQLIFVWNIVQSWLEGPRVTDGDPWNLERDGMLDREFQWFDDQLETAIMDGGQEQDEVRTDGGEPADESEN, from the coding sequence ATGGCAGCAGGAGATCTAGTGCTGACGGGGTTGATGGCCGTCCTCCTCGTCGGCATCGCCGCGCTCTTGACGCGCATCGAAAACTGGCGGTCGTACACTCCTCTGGCCGGTGGGACAGCCACCGGGGAGGACATCAGTGTCGTTCGCCGAGAGAAACCGACTGGCGTCATCCGCTGGCTGACGACAGTCGACCACAAGGACATCGGACTGCTGTACGGGCTGTACGCGATCATCGCCTTCGCCGTCGGTGGCATCATGGCGATGCTCATTCGGCTCCAGCTCGTGACGCCGACGGGAGCGTTGCTCGGACCGAGCGCCTACAACTCCATCCTGACGAGTCACGGGATCACGATGCTGTTCCTGTTCGGGACGCCGATCATCGCGGCGTTCGCGAACTACTTCATCCCGCTGTTGATCGGCGCCGACGACATGGCGTTCCCGCGGATCAACGCCATCGCGTTCTGGCTGCTCCCGCCGGCCGCCCTGCTCATCTGGGCCGGCTTCTTCCTCGCACCGGTCACCGAGAACATGATCGAGCCGGCACAGACGGCCTGGACGATGTACACGCCGCTGTCGGTCGAACAGACCAACCCCGGCGTGGACCTGATGCTGCTCGGTCTGCACCTCTCGGGGGTCGCCGCGACGATGGGCGCGATCAACTTCATCGCGACCGTCTTCACCGAACGCGCCGAGGACGTGTCCTGGGCGAACCTGGACATCTTCTCCTGGACGATCCTCACCCAGTCGGCGCTCATCCTGTTCGCGTTCCCGCTGCTGGGCAGCGCGCTGGTGATGCTCCTGCTCGATCGGAACCTCGCGACGACGTTCTTCGCCGTCGAGGGCGGCGGCCCGCTGCTGTGGCAACACCTCTTCTGGTTCTTCGGCCACCCCGAAGTGTACATCCTCGTGCTCCCGCCGATGGGACTGGTGAGCCTGATCCTGCCGAAGTTCGCCGGCCGCAAGCTGTTCGGCTTCAAGTTCGTCGTCTACTCGACGCTGGCGATCGGTGTGCTCTCCTTTGGCGTCTGGGCCCACCACATGTTCTCGACCGGGATGGACCCCCGGCTCCGGGCCTCGTTCATGGCCGTCTCGCTGGCCATCGCGATCCCAAGCGCGGTCAAGACCTTCAACTGGATCACGACGATGTGGAACGGCCGTCTGCGGCTGACCTCGCCGATGCTGTTCTGTATCGGTTTCGTCTCGAACTTCATCATCGGCGGCGTCACCGGCGTCTTCCTCGCCGCGGTGCCGGTCGACCTGATCCTCCACGACACCTACTACGTCGTCGGTCACTTCCACTACGTCGTGATGGGGGCGATCGGTTTCGCCGCCTTCGCCGGCATCTACTACTGGTTCCCGATCTTCACCGGTCGGATGTACCAGCGCACGCTCGGGAAAGCCCACTTCTGGCTCTCGATGGTCGGGACGAACCTGACCTTCTTCGCGATGCTCGCGCTGGGCTACCTCGGGATGCCCCGCCGGTACGCGACGTACGAATTCAACGGTGCCATCGCGCCGCTGGCACAGGTCGAGACGTTCCACCTGCTGGCGACGGTCGGCGCCGTGATCTTGCTCGTCGGCCAGCTCATCTTCGTCTGGAACATCGTCCAATCCTGGCTCGAAGGGCCGCGCGTCACCGACGGCGACCCGTGGAACCTCGAACGTGACGGGATGCTCGACCGCGAGTTCCAGTGGTTCGACGACCAGCTCGAAACCGCGATCATGGACGGCGGGCAGGAACAGGACGAAGTGCGGACCGACGGCGGCGAACCGGCCGACGAGTCCGAGAACTGA
- a CDS encoding DUF6684 family protein, giving the protein MALFGFEKDTLLDLTVNVIPLGILAFFIVAFAVVPAFGTDPVFSGLQFALMISMFFLLAVLTYYAGKAVEGAEQAEEEADA; this is encoded by the coding sequence ATGGCACTGTTCGGCTTCGAAAAGGACACGTTACTCGACCTCACGGTCAACGTCATCCCGCTTGGGATCCTCGCGTTTTTCATCGTCGCCTTCGCGGTGGTACCGGCGTTCGGGACCGACCCGGTGTTCTCCGGGCTCCAGTTCGCGCTGATGATCTCGATGTTCTTCCTGCTGGCGGTGCTTACCTACTACGCCGGGAAGGCGGTCGAGGGCGCGGAGCAAGCCGAGGAAGAAGCGGACGCGTAA
- a CDS encoding DUF7541 family protein has translation MDEEPGLSDQYPTASPWPLFVALGLALSEVGVFVGLFPVAVFGLILFGGSVAGILTESGYVERPWPTLVGVGVGLAAIAAAIAVFQLPAAELVVSNIGKGPLFTRLVAVVIAGIVMAAMGGVGSVVEQSAV, from the coding sequence ATGGACGAGGAACCAGGGTTGAGTGACCAGTATCCGACCGCGAGCCCGTGGCCGCTGTTCGTCGCGCTCGGGCTGGCGCTCTCGGAGGTCGGTGTGTTCGTCGGCCTGTTCCCGGTCGCCGTCTTCGGCCTCATCCTCTTTGGCGGGAGCGTCGCGGGCATCCTCACCGAATCGGGCTACGTCGAGCGACCGTGGCCGACGCTCGTGGGCGTCGGAGTCGGGCTGGCGGCTATCGCAGCCGCCATCGCCGTGTTCCAGTTGCCGGCGGCGGAACTCGTCGTCTCGAACATCGGCAAGGGCCCGCTTTTCACGCGACTCGTCGCCGTCGTCATCGCCGGGATCGTGATGGCCGCGATGGGCGGGGTCGGCTCGGTCGTGGAACAGAGCGCCGTCTGA
- a CDS encoding DUF7527 domain-containing protein produces the protein MSSRTVDQVDEWEPVSFGGGYAGLRTLADREFSGAVVAGPARLFMLNGTVVGILGGDIEQFEDADGTARTAPHEALPLLVVMQAQDQEPQGQYYTEDTSISDVDATLSDGNFTGYVELSENVLSGDYYVVYHQGRSMSVARVGAAERLVTDDEAFEQADDEVGIYEVYPADIEPIEIPGSAASESSPAGGPTPGGDTTRDAEDRRTPSDTGGDEADDAPGGTATDAPGGTATDAPGGTATDAPGGTATDAPGGTATDAPTDTATDAPTDTATDAPTEQARQEPTTSRTSSPTADTESPERSQATSDQSPEEWARSSSEERTPGTDDPSRSGEESSTTEQRDTTAVGGPPGSKSVGGRDTASSGSGPERADTEQDTRETADEQAGSDEETARTEDVASSNSSPDPTDGEPADTGDEPDDPVPDRQHRADETHSPASESSQADEPDPVSLGADQTAAESTETESDASAAMPDFETRSIPSLDPERSTQLSGAASGGSDSGASDGRAETTGHSGTQTETEPASTESTRPERHEQSSQQRSAPTRTGEDDSDRTRAVDSPDRTETAESATESAPNRASEPAERTDERVAELREELEDRTTEVERLSTELADLEATNRELRGENDDLRAEREELRDERDRLETQLREANEEIARLEDRVSSLRDQLPEQVTGADPSQQLRPEEALAGTNLFVRYNSKSDPTLADARDGSAEPTEVDANLRIQYHTQFEAESATVDGQPFHDFLTGCLPYRFVSWLVTKLLYEIRDTGHSTEMEVLYDALPEIDRVELNGQVSLTYVEDGDEHREQERYDVVVRDRMGNPLIVANINDRKEPATQEQMTELLTTTERLGTTSSSLAAAFLVTESFFDPAALETAEEATASGLFSRNKRASFVNLSRSDGYHLCLLEAREGEFNMAVPEL, from the coding sequence ATGAGTAGCCGTACGGTCGACCAGGTCGACGAGTGGGAGCCGGTTTCGTTCGGCGGGGGATACGCGGGGCTCCGGACACTCGCCGACCGGGAGTTCTCCGGCGCCGTCGTCGCCGGGCCGGCCCGCCTGTTCATGCTGAACGGGACGGTCGTCGGGATTCTCGGGGGCGACATCGAGCAGTTCGAGGACGCCGACGGGACGGCTCGCACTGCCCCGCACGAGGCGCTCCCGCTGCTCGTCGTGATGCAGGCACAGGATCAAGAGCCACAGGGTCAGTACTACACGGAGGACACCTCCATCTCCGATGTCGACGCGACGCTGTCGGACGGGAACTTCACCGGCTACGTCGAACTCTCGGAGAACGTCCTCTCGGGGGACTACTACGTCGTCTATCACCAGGGCCGGTCGATGAGCGTCGCCCGGGTCGGAGCGGCCGAGCGGCTGGTCACCGACGACGAGGCGTTCGAACAGGCCGACGACGAGGTCGGGATCTACGAGGTGTATCCCGCCGACATCGAGCCGATCGAGATTCCCGGTTCGGCGGCGAGCGAGTCCAGTCCGGCCGGGGGACCCACACCGGGTGGCGACACCACGCGGGACGCAGAGGACCGGCGGACGCCGAGCGACACTGGCGGTGACGAGGCAGACGACGCGCCGGGCGGTACAGCGACTGACGCGCCGGGCGGTACAGCGACTGACGCGCCGGGCGGTACAGCGACTGACGCGCCGGGCGGTACAGCGACTGACGCGCCGGGCGGTACAGCGACTGACGCGCCGACCGATACTGCGACTGATGCGCCGACCGATACTGCGACTGACGCGCCGACCGAGCAGGCTAGACAGGAACCGACGACGAGTCGAACGTCGTCCCCGACCGCCGACACGGAGTCGCCGGAGCGCTCACAGGCCACGTCGGACCAATCCCCAGAGGAGTGGGCTCGGTCCAGCAGCGAGGAGCGAACACCGGGGACGGACGACCCGTCCCGTTCCGGCGAGGAGTCGTCCACCACGGAGCAGCGTGACACCACTGCCGTGGGCGGTCCACCGGGATCGAAAAGCGTCGGCGGCCGAGACACGGCGTCGAGCGGTTCTGGGCCGGAACGGGCGGACACGGAACAGGACACCCGGGAGACGGCCGACGAGCAGGCTGGTAGCGACGAGGAGACCGCCCGGACAGAGGACGTAGCGTCGTCGAACTCGTCGCCTGACCCGACCGACGGCGAACCCGCCGATACCGGAGACGAACCCGACGACCCCGTCCCCGACCGACAGCACCGGGCCGACGAGACACACTCCCCGGCGTCGGAGTCGTCACAGGCCGACGAACCCGACCCCGTCTCGCTCGGAGCGGACCAGACAGCAGCGGAGTCGACCGAGACGGAGTCCGACGCCAGCGCGGCGATGCCCGACTTCGAGACCCGTTCGATCCCGTCGCTCGACCCGGAGCGATCCACGCAGCTGTCAGGGGCGGCCTCCGGCGGTTCCGACTCCGGAGCCAGCGACGGCCGCGCCGAGACGACCGGACACTCGGGGACCCAGACCGAGACGGAACCGGCCAGTACGGAGTCGACACGACCGGAGCGGCACGAACAGTCCTCACAGCAACGGTCGGCGCCGACGCGGACAGGGGAAGACGACAGCGACCGAACCCGTGCTGTGGACTCGCCGGACCGGACCGAGACTGCAGAATCGGCCACGGAGTCGGCCCCGAACCGCGCCTCGGAACCGGCGGAGCGAACCGACGAGCGGGTCGCGGAACTGCGCGAGGAACTCGAGGACCGAACGACAGAAGTCGAGCGGCTATCGACGGAACTCGCCGATCTGGAAGCGACAAACCGAGAGCTGCGGGGAGAAAACGACGATCTCAGGGCGGAACGCGAGGAACTCAGGGACGAACGGGATCGGCTGGAGACACAGCTCCGCGAGGCGAACGAGGAGATCGCCAGGCTCGAAGACCGGGTGTCGTCGCTCCGGGACCAGCTTCCCGAGCAGGTGACCGGGGCCGACCCGAGCCAACAGCTCCGCCCGGAGGAGGCACTCGCCGGGACGAACCTCTTCGTGCGGTACAACTCGAAGAGCGACCCGACCCTCGCCGACGCCCGTGACGGTAGCGCAGAGCCGACGGAGGTCGACGCCAACCTCCGGATCCAGTACCACACCCAGTTCGAGGCGGAGTCGGCGACCGTCGACGGCCAGCCGTTCCACGACTTTCTCACCGGCTGTCTCCCGTACCGGTTCGTCAGCTGGCTCGTCACGAAACTGCTCTACGAGATCCGGGACACCGGCCACAGCACAGAGATGGAGGTGCTGTACGACGCGCTCCCGGAGATCGATCGCGTCGAACTCAACGGCCAGGTGTCGCTCACGTACGTCGAGGACGGCGACGAACACCGCGAACAGGAGCGATACGACGTGGTCGTGCGCGACCGGATGGGCAACCCGCTCATCGTCGCGAACATCAACGACCGCAAGGAGCCCGCGACCCAAGAGCAGATGACCGAGTTGCTCACGACGACCGAGCGCCTCGGCACCACCAGTTCCTCGCTGGCGGCGGCGTTTCTCGTGACCGAGAGCTTCTTCGATCCCGCGGCGCTCGAAACGGCCGAAGAAGCGACGGCGAGCGGGCTGTTCAGCCGGAACAAGCGCGCGAGTTTCGTCAACCTCTCCCGGTCGGACGGCTACCACCTCTGTCTGCTCGAAGCGCGGGAAGGCGAGTTCAACATGGCCGTCCCGGAACTCTGA
- a CDS encoding group I truncated hemoglobin has translation MSETCYERLGGAEGVDAVVEDFYDRVLDDESLVGYFEDTDMADLREHQREFITMVTGGPTEYDGADMRTAHAHLDLDGADFAAVAGHLDDALAAAGVADDDREAVLSAVADLEDDVLNR, from the coding sequence ATGAGCGAGACGTGCTACGAGCGGCTGGGTGGTGCCGAGGGGGTCGACGCCGTCGTCGAGGACTTCTACGACCGGGTGCTCGACGACGAGTCGCTCGTCGGGTACTTCGAGGACACGGACATGGCCGACCTCCGCGAGCACCAGCGGGAGTTCATCACGATGGTGACCGGTGGGCCGACCGAGTACGACGGCGCGGACATGCGGACCGCACACGCCCACCTCGACCTCGACGGGGCGGATTTCGCGGCCGTGGCCGGCCACCTCGACGACGCGCTGGCGGCGGCGGGCGTCGCCGACGACGACAGGGAAGCGGTGCTGTCGGCGGTCGCTGATCTCGAAGACGACGTGTTGAACCGCTAA
- a CDS encoding methytransferase partner Trm112, whose translation MKEDLMEIICCPLDKHDLELDVDERDGEEILSGTLVCTECGERFPIEDGIPNLLPPDMRDEAPA comes from the coding sequence ATGAAAGAGGACCTGATGGAGATCATCTGCTGTCCCCTCGACAAGCACGACCTCGAACTCGATGTCGACGAGCGCGACGGCGAGGAGATCCTGAGCGGGACGCTGGTCTGTACCGAGTGTGGCGAACGCTTCCCGATCGAGGATGGTATCCCGAACCTGCTGCCGCCGGATATGCGCGACGAAGCACCGGCCTGA
- a CDS encoding DUF7524 family protein has protein sequence MPDPLPIHINREEIHGLEVPTAYESTGGFDIRLINHGEPTHVHLHLDSDLSSVASLAATNHYVEREADRLVRVEVTGDGTVRGNLKVVSGYGAQTRLVDISLVEPRETEETVQVGEDLSTPSPRPEPQSRGLPDAVGTLPVMVLATLALLTALGAVALFQTTAVLLGAAVVVVGVSVALYSLLAA, from the coding sequence GTGCCCGACCCGCTGCCGATCCACATCAACCGCGAGGAGATCCACGGGCTGGAGGTCCCGACGGCGTACGAATCGACAGGGGGGTTCGACATCCGACTGATCAACCACGGCGAACCCACCCACGTCCACCTCCACCTCGATAGCGACCTCTCGTCGGTGGCCTCCCTGGCCGCGACGAACCACTACGTCGAGCGCGAGGCCGACCGCCTCGTTCGCGTCGAGGTGACCGGCGACGGGACGGTGCGTGGCAACCTCAAAGTCGTCAGCGGCTACGGCGCCCAGACCCGGCTCGTCGATATCTCCCTGGTCGAACCCCGCGAGACGGAGGAGACGGTCCAGGTCGGTGAGGACCTCTCGACGCCCTCGCCGAGGCCGGAACCCCAGTCGAGAGGGCTTCCGGACGCGGTGGGCACGCTTCCGGTGATGGTCCTGGCGACACTCGCGTTGCTCACCGCTCTCGGCGCCGTCGCGCTGTTCCAGACCACCGCTGTCCTCCTCGGTGCCGCGGTCGTCGTCGTCGGCGTGTCGGTCGCGCTGTACAGCCTGCTGGCTGCCTGA
- a CDS encoding DR2241 family protein, which translates to MDDTRVAAFADAAADGVDFDGIEAQVEGDSYTLSTADGTTAEGAVADLADVDAAVERYVTNWYFWHATAPQAEPRWAFLRWLEGADELSVPERYDRLDDGVTTTWGELAITAELSADGERVYDLRHESDTGVDPADLDRSDDPVAARDLAKHDDRDRYRPLKTAPTLRSGWVFPALDAGELVEAVHSFYPATVQNWHRERTGELDVTHWHETTQRQTGIYGVVKTWDRGEGYEHVNWVAEACCDDSQCLKRREWEYDEETDLDVDGGDGEFPCREPCSVVITAARQWTKMESEQSRTYEFELTPSEKEQVEEIVDAVAEGRVDDIREADIYDGANRYRARFLRAKLFDDDGDLDGVPTESEE; encoded by the coding sequence ATGGACGACACCCGCGTCGCGGCGTTCGCCGACGCCGCCGCCGACGGCGTCGACTTCGACGGCATCGAGGCGCAGGTCGAGGGAGACAGCTACACGCTCTCGACGGCCGACGGGACCACCGCCGAGGGGGCGGTCGCGGACCTCGCGGACGTGGACGCCGCCGTCGAACGCTACGTGACGAACTGGTACTTCTGGCACGCGACGGCGCCGCAGGCCGAACCGCGGTGGGCCTTCCTCCGGTGGCTCGAAGGCGCCGACGAACTGTCGGTCCCCGAGCGGTACGACCGCCTGGACGACGGGGTGACGACCACTTGGGGGGAACTCGCGATCACCGCCGAACTGAGCGCGGACGGCGAGCGAGTGTACGACCTCCGCCACGAGTCCGACACCGGTGTCGACCCCGCCGACCTGGACCGCTCCGACGATCCGGTCGCCGCCCGCGACCTGGCGAAACACGACGACCGCGACCGGTATCGGCCGCTCAAGACGGCGCCGACGCTCCGGTCTGGGTGGGTGTTCCCGGCACTGGACGCCGGCGAACTCGTCGAGGCTGTCCACAGTTTCTACCCGGCGACCGTCCAGAACTGGCACCGCGAGCGGACGGGGGAACTGGACGTGACCCACTGGCACGAGACGACCCAGCGCCAGACCGGGATCTACGGTGTCGTCAAGACCTGGGACCGCGGCGAGGGGTACGAACACGTCAACTGGGTGGCCGAGGCCTGCTGTGACGACTCGCAGTGTCTCAAGCGCCGCGAGTGGGAGTACGACGAGGAGACCGACCTCGATGTCGACGGCGGCGACGGCGAGTTCCCCTGCCGAGAACCCTGTTCGGTCGTCATCACGGCCGCGCGCCAGTGGACGAAGATGGAGTCCGAGCAGTCCCGGACCTACGAGTTCGAGTTGACGCCGAGCGAGAAAGAACAGGTCGAGGAGATCGTCGACGCCGTCGCCGAGGGGCGGGTCGACGACATCCGCGAGGCCGACATCTACGACGGCGCGAACCGCTACCGCGCCCGGTTCCTCCGTGCGAAACTGTTCGACGACGACGGCGACCTCGACGGAGTCCCGACCGAGAGCGAGGAGTGA
- a CDS encoding CbiX/SirB N-terminal domain-containing protein: MKPALVIAAHGSHLNAESSTPTFTHADTIRATGAFSEVRESFWKEEPAFREGLRTVDADEVYLVPLFVSEGYFTEQVIPREFRLDGWDPELWDSDGTSATHATLTATDTDQTVHYCGPVGTHDSMSDVIVQRAKSVTGDADVGEDFGLAVVGHGTERNENSAKAIEYHADRIREMGRFDEVQALFMDEDPEVDDVTDFFEVEDIVVVPLFIADGYHTQEDIPEDMGLCEDYRDGYDVPTAVDGHDIWYAGAVGTEPLMADVVLERAADAGADVSGAIDQVRDRTRGVDPATGD, encoded by the coding sequence ATGAAGCCAGCGCTCGTCATCGCGGCTCACGGGTCGCATCTCAACGCCGAGTCGAGCACCCCGACGTTCACCCACGCCGACACCATCCGCGCGACCGGCGCGTTCAGCGAGGTCCGGGAGTCGTTCTGGAAGGAGGAACCGGCCTTCCGCGAGGGACTGCGGACCGTCGACGCCGACGAGGTGTATCTGGTCCCGCTGTTCGTCTCGGAGGGCTACTTCACCGAGCAGGTGATCCCCCGGGAGTTCCGCCTGGACGGGTGGGACCCCGAACTGTGGGACTCAGACGGGACCAGTGCGACCCACGCGACGCTGACGGCCACCGACACTGACCAGACGGTCCACTACTGTGGCCCGGTCGGGACGCACGACTCGATGAGCGACGTGATCGTCCAGCGCGCCAAGTCCGTCACCGGCGACGCCGACGTGGGCGAGGACTTTGGCCTCGCGGTCGTGGGCCACGGCACCGAGCGCAACGAGAACTCCGCGAAGGCCATCGAGTACCACGCCGACCGCATCCGCGAGATGGGTCGCTTCGACGAGGTCCAGGCGCTGTTCATGGACGAGGACCCCGAGGTCGACGACGTGACCGACTTCTTCGAGGTCGAGGACATCGTCGTGGTCCCGCTGTTTATCGCCGACGGCTACCACACCCAGGAGGACATCCCCGAGGACATGGGCCTCTGTGAGGACTACCGCGACGGCTACGACGTACCGACCGCCGTGGACGGCCACGACATCTGGTACGCCGGCGCCGTCGGCACCGAACCGCTGATGGCCGACGTGGTGCTGGAGCGGGCCGCCGACGCCGGCGCGGACGTGTCGGGCGCGATCGATCAGGTCCGCGACCGGACCCGCGGCGTGGACCCCGCCACCGGGGACTGA